In Caldisphaera lagunensis DSM 15908, a single genomic region encodes these proteins:
- a CDS encoding sulfite exporter TauE/SafE family protein → MLELLYFALLALASIVSGFLGSLVGLGGGTFLVPIYTLYLGVPIIYATGASLISTIATSSGAGSAYVKDRITNVKLGMGLEVATSGGAIIGSLIATWVYQHHLASIIYIVFGIVLLIQIYFQLERSKFEIPKPMKPDRTTKFFKLYGEYHDYALKQDVKYYGVRWWLGEIIMFFAGMISGLLGIGSGALKVLGMDWAMNLPMKVSTTTSNFMIGVTAATGSSIYWVHGYIQPILAGITALGVLLGSFAGTKVLPGMKNKTIRYVFTAILAFLGVEMILRGLGIIR, encoded by the coding sequence ATGCTCGAGCTATTATACTTTGCATTATTGGCGTTGGCGAGCATAGTATCAGGCTTCTTAGGATCTCTTGTTGGACTAGGTGGAGGGACCTTTTTAGTACCAATCTATACATTATATTTAGGAGTTCCAATAATTTACGCAACTGGAGCTAGCTTAATATCAACTATAGCAACATCAAGTGGTGCGGGAAGCGCATATGTTAAAGATAGAATAACTAATGTTAAATTAGGTATGGGACTGGAAGTCGCGACATCTGGAGGAGCTATTATAGGTTCATTAATTGCAACATGGGTTTACCAACATCATTTAGCATCCATAATATACATTGTTTTCGGTATTGTTTTACTTATACAAATATATTTTCAACTGGAAAGGTCAAAATTTGAAATTCCCAAACCCATGAAACCAGATAGGACAACCAAGTTTTTCAAACTATATGGAGAATATCATGATTATGCGCTTAAACAAGATGTAAAATATTATGGAGTAAGATGGTGGTTAGGAGAAATAATAATGTTTTTTGCAGGTATGATATCAGGTTTATTGGGTATTGGATCAGGTGCTTTAAAGGTATTAGGTATGGATTGGGCAATGAATTTACCCATGAAAGTCAGTACTACAACTAGTAACTTTATGATTGGAGTAACTGCAGCAACTGGTAGCTCAATATATTGGGTGCATGGATACATTCAACCTATATTAGCAGGAATAACAGCTTTAGGAGTACTTCTTGGATCGTTTGCTGGAACAAAGGTTTTGCCAGGTATGAAAAATAAAACAATAAGATATGTTTTTACGGCAATATTAGCATTCTTAGGAGTAGAAATGATATTGAGAGGTTTAGGTATAATAAGGTGA
- a CDS encoding DUF1634 domain-containing protein has product MVEFEDVIGWALRIGVIISAILIIFGFALLIIHNGAYPYTLNQLINPKSNINTKTIGFNSIISGIMSFNGLDLIMLGLVVLIATPVLRVFIGIIQFAREKDYLYTIITIIVFFNLMFAIFIIPHIVK; this is encoded by the coding sequence ATGGTAGAATTCGAAGATGTTATAGGATGGGCATTAAGGATAGGAGTTATTATTTCAGCTATACTAATAATATTCGGTTTTGCATTATTAATAATACATAATGGGGCATATCCTTATACTTTAAACCAACTTATTAATCCAAAATCTAATATAAATACCAAAACTATAGGATTTAACAGCATAATATCAGGAATAATGAGCTTTAATGGTCTTGATTTAATAATGTTAGGTCTAGTAGTATTAATAGCAACACCAGTTCTGAGAGTTTTTATAGGAATAATACAGTTCGCTAGAGAAAAGGATTATCTATATACAATTATTACTATAATAGTGTTCTTCAATTTAATGTTTGCTATATTTATAATTCCACATATAGTGAAATAA
- a CDS encoding CDGSH iron-sulfur domain-containing protein, whose product MARIVLHERNHPYAIKLDNGKEIHVCACGLSKNKPYCDGSHRKTQDEEDGKIYMYDENGNRVKIVSFYL is encoded by the coding sequence ATGGCTAGGATTGTATTGCATGAAAGAAATCATCCATATGCTATAAAGTTAGATAATGGTAAAGAAATTCATGTATGTGCATGCGGTCTTTCAAAGAATAAACCATATTGTGATGGATCACATAGAAAAACACAAGATGAAGAAGATGGTAAAATATACATGTATGATGAAAACGGAAATAGAGTTAAGATAGTATCATTTTATTTATAA
- a CDS encoding deoxyuridine 5'-triphosphate nucleotidohydrolase produces the protein MAYNGKEMSNYIKGINESQIQPAGVDLRLDKVFKFIEEGYLGEGKRVLPNTEEIAPIDNLYDLSKGAYKIRFFDIVEIPKEAIGICFPRSSLLRMGANLSCALWDPGYSGRGEALLNVLNDKGIKIEKYARIAQIIFIKLKDIPDKLYNGIYNNENL, from the coding sequence TTGGCTTATAATGGTAAGGAAATGTCAAATTATATAAAAGGGATTAATGAATCTCAAATACAACCAGCAGGAGTGGATTTAAGGTTAGATAAGGTGTTCAAATTTATAGAAGAAGGATATTTAGGAGAAGGAAAGAGGGTTTTACCTAATACTGAAGAAATCGCGCCTATTGATAATTTGTATGATCTATCTAAAGGAGCTTATAAAATAAGATTCTTTGATATAGTAGAAATTCCAAAAGAAGCTATAGGTATATGTTTTCCTAGAAGTAGTTTGTTAAGAATGGGAGCAAATCTTAGTTGTGCATTATGGGATCCTGGTTATAGTGGAAGAGGAGAAGCATTGTTAAATGTATTAAATGATAAAGGTATTAAGATAGAAAAATATGCAAGAATTGCTCAAATAATTTTTATAAAACTAAAAGATATACCTGATAAATTATATAATGGTATATATAACAATGAAAACCTGTGA